The following coding sequences are from one Bacteroidota bacterium window:
- a CDS encoding PKD domain-containing protein, with protein MKKNYLALIAVCYLSVLSFTTKAQCTANYTASNVANVFSFTDASTTSSGTIVTWLWNFGDLSAPSTLQNPTHTYAVCGVYNVSLTIATSFFCTNTYSTTITVNSGMTGSFTSTVDTTTGLANFIASPLGLDIDYSWDFGDGNTGTGATAINTYATSGTYYVCLTIADTGGICSSTFCDSVIIYIATPDCSSTFTYTDNGTGNLTFQANPVVVTNTYSWDYGDGTTGTLPLSLHTYATAGTYYVCLTTTDPLTSCTSTFCDSVIAAGTGACAVSYTYLDVNGIVGFTASPLSITNTYTWNFGDGNTGTGAITTNTYATSGTYYACVTMIDAFNACTDTYCDSVTVNITGIGIFENGSNNFNLVVFPNPAEEQVTISYELTQASKLNIELFDIIGNKISSSSFSQTLGKHQTVVDTYLLSQGAYLIKLSSETGNASKLIIKN; from the coding sequence ATGAAAAAAAACTACCTCGCATTGATAGCTGTTTGCTATCTTAGCGTATTATCGTTTACTACAAAAGCGCAATGCACCGCTAACTATACAGCCAGTAATGTTGCAAACGTGTTTTCATTTACAGATGCCTCTACCACGAGTTCAGGAACGATTGTTACATGGTTGTGGAACTTTGGAGACCTTTCTGCTCCAAGCACATTGCAAAACCCGACACATACCTATGCTGTATGTGGCGTGTATAACGTTTCATTAACCATCGCTACCAGTTTCTTTTGTACAAATACATATTCTACAACCATCACTGTTAATAGTGGAATGACCGGCTCGTTCACATCTACAGTCGACACCACCACCGGTCTGGCTAATTTTATTGCCAGTCCGCTTGGCCTAGACATTGATTATTCTTGGGATTTCGGAGACGGAAACACAGGAACCGGTGCAACTGCAATCAATACCTATGCGACCTCCGGAACGTATTATGTTTGTTTAACAATTGCAGATACAGGAGGCATTTGCTCCAGCACGTTCTGTGATAGCGTCATTATATACATCGCAACTCCTGATTGCAGCTCTACTTTTACATATACCGATAATGGTACCGGAAACTTAACCTTTCAAGCAAACCCTGTTGTGGTTACAAATACGTATAGCTGGGATTATGGCGATGGAACAACCGGAACGCTCCCACTTTCACTGCATACTTACGCAACTGCAGGAACGTATTATGTATGTTTAACAACCACTGACCCACTGACTTCCTGCACCAGTACTTTTTGTGATAGTGTTATCGCTGCAGGAACAGGTGCTTGCGCTGTTTCATACACGTATTTGGATGTAAACGGAATTGTTGGATTTACTGCATCACCACTTTCGATAACCAATACGTATACCTGGAATTTTGGTGATGGGAATACTGGAACTGGAGCAATAACAACAAATACATATGCTACTTCCGGAACCTACTATGCATGTGTAACGATGATTGACGCATTCAATGCATGTACGGATACCTATTGTGATTCTGTTACAGTGAATATTACAGGAATTGGAATTTTTGAAAATGGAAGCAACAATTTTAATTTGGTTGTATTTCCAAATCCGGCAGAAGAGCAAGTAACTATTTCATACGAATTGACTCAAGCATCAAAATTGAATATTGAACTGTTTGACATAATAGGAAATAAAATTTCTTCCAGTTCTTTTTCTCAAACTTTAGGAAAACATCAAACGGTTGTTGATACTTACCTGCTAAGTCAAGGTGCATATTTAATAAAACTCAGCTCCGAAACTGGAAATGCAAGCAAATTAATCATCAAAAATTAA
- a CDS encoding PKD domain-containing protein, translated as MKTISTIQQNMLTKISKAVLLGAFIFIGFTSKAQCTASFMPFDSAGYGYFVNTSVGSGLTSTWDFGDGSTGTSVGDITHLYTTPGTYYVCLTVNNFLTTCTATFCDSITISSTSGSCNAYFVSNDSSTFTQFYDYSSGTGTYTYFWDFGDGSNSSTVGNETHVYASPGTYTVCLTITDTSSSCTDTYCSSVTVPGVATCSASFIIVQDSSNLYNYFVYNTSSVFGPALTYLWDFGDGTTSTAAYPSHTYASTSPVVLCLTIADGLGCTDTFCDSITPGMMMSSTFTINVLPLGVAEELSTINSLDNYPNPFSNSTTINYSIRKDANVSISIVDLLGNTVAELENGNQVSGEHTTTWDASAVAEGMYLLQLKVDNNIKTKKIIVSK; from the coding sequence ATGAAAACAATCTCTACCATTCAACAAAACATGCTCACCAAAATTTCCAAAGCAGTTCTTTTGGGAGCATTTATTTTCATTGGCTTTACATCTAAAGCACAATGTACTGCTTCATTCATGCCATTTGATTCGGCTGGATACGGCTATTTTGTAAACACATCTGTAGGATCAGGACTAACCAGCACCTGGGATTTTGGAGATGGATCAACAGGAACAAGCGTTGGGGATATTACACATTTATATACCACGCCAGGGACTTATTATGTTTGTCTTACAGTAAACAATTTTTTAACAACCTGCACTGCTACGTTCTGTGATTCAATTACCATTTCGTCTACATCAGGAAGCTGCAATGCGTATTTTGTTTCAAACGACTCATCCACATTCACTCAGTTTTATGATTATTCATCAGGAACTGGAACCTATACCTATTTCTGGGATTTCGGTGACGGTAGCAACTCTTCAACCGTAGGCAACGAAACCCACGTTTATGCTAGTCCGGGTACCTACACCGTTTGTTTAACCATAACAGATACGAGTTCTTCATGTACAGACACCTATTGCAGTTCAGTTACTGTTCCGGGAGTTGCAACATGTTCCGCAAGCTTTATAATTGTACAAGATTCTTCCAACCTTTACAATTACTTTGTATACAATACATCTTCTGTATTTGGACCAGCACTTACATACCTTTGGGATTTTGGTGATGGAACAACATCCACCGCAGCATACCCTTCACATACCTATGCATCTACATCACCTGTTGTATTGTGTTTAACAATTGCTGACGGATTAGGTTGCACGGATACATTCTGCGATTCAATTACTCCGGGAATGATGATGTCAAGTACATTTACGATTAATGTATTGCCATTGGGTGTAGCAGAAGAACTTTCAACAATTAATTCATTGGATAATTATCCAAACCCATTCAGCAACTCCACAACCATCAATTACAGTATCCGTAAAGATGCCAATGTATCCATCTCCATTGTAGATCTTTTGGGAAATACAGTTGCAGAATTAGAAAATGGAAATCAAGTAAGCGGAGAACATACAACAACTTGGGATGCATCAGCAGTTGCAGAAGGCATGTATTTACTTCAGTTAAAAGTTGACAACAACATTAAAACCAAAAAAATCATCGTTAGTAAATAA
- a CDS encoding EamA family transporter, with translation MFSFGGTILGKLINIEGVVAYQLVWFRMLITVATVASYIFLAKIDVRLPKKDIYQLVGIGAIIAFHWFCFYNAINVSNVSVTLVAFATGTLFTSIVEPIFYKRKIIRYEIAFGMVIIGAIAMIFQVETQYTLGIIFGMLAALTSSFFTVFNGLLVRRIPSPVIAIYELTGGFLALTVYLLFTGEFTASFFDITPGAWGWLGILSVLGTAFPFIASVNLMKKISPYTVTLTVNLETIYGIIIAFILWKKDEAMTPGFYLGTLIILATIFGNGLLKQYLKKEKA, from the coding sequence TTGTTCTCATTTGGGGGTACAATTCTGGGGAAACTCATTAATATTGAAGGTGTAGTTGCCTATCAATTGGTTTGGTTTCGAATGTTGATTACTGTGGCAACTGTTGCTTCTTATATATTTCTGGCTAAAATAGATGTTCGACTTCCCAAAAAGGATATTTATCAATTAGTTGGAATTGGTGCTATCATTGCATTTCACTGGTTTTGTTTTTATAATGCCATCAATGTCTCAAACGTATCTGTTACGTTAGTTGCATTTGCAACGGGAACATTGTTTACTTCTATTGTTGAACCGATTTTTTACAAACGTAAAATTATCCGTTATGAAATCGCATTCGGAATGGTGATTATCGGTGCAATCGCAATGATTTTTCAAGTAGAAACCCAATACACTCTTGGAATTATTTTCGGGATGTTGGCAGCACTTACCTCTTCTTTTTTTACAGTATTTAATGGTTTGTTAGTTAGACGAATTCCGTCACCTGTTATTGCGATTTATGAATTGACGGGAGGTTTTCTTGCCCTAACAGTTTACTTGTTATTTACGGGTGAATTTACGGCTTCGTTTTTTGATATTACTCCGGGAGCTTGGGGTTGGTTGGGTATTTTGTCAGTATTGGGAACTGCTTTCCCTTTTATTGCAAGTGTGAATTTAATGAAGAAAATTAGTCCGTACACCGTTACCCTCACTGTTAATTTGGAGACCATTTACGGAATCATCATCGCATTTATTCTTTGGAAAAAGGATGAAGCAATGACGCCAGGTTTTTATTTAGGCACCTTAATTATTTTGGCAACCATTTTTGGAAATGGATTGTTGAAGCAATATTTAAAAAAGGAAAAAGCATAA